The genomic DNA gtttttaaaagttgtatattttaattttttgttgatacagttttactcattattaaatatattattaattataattatttaatagaaagttacatttactcattacaaccattagtacAATATTCTCATTTAGGATCACTTtatcataatgattttttaattgtagctctttaccataattcttcataaattgttttatattcataatattttaaacaatgttttttgcaaagttgtgTCTATACTACATAaaaatttttgttataagttttcattttgatggttgtgtttgtttttagtaacagtttatgtttaatgtttatgtattcaaactattctattacattcaatgatttcacaatatttaattttaaattttaaatttaatctattttttttaaatttaatctatttttttaaaaatattttcctcGCGATATCGTGGAGAACCTTTAATTTggttcacttttttctttttctttttccaatggTCAGCgtaaacgatttttttttttttttttttNTTTTTTGTTTAAACTAGGActcaaatcaatatatatatatatatatatatatatatcaaaatcaagCTTTCACAGTTTCACTAACACTTCATTCTTTCTTTGGTCCTTCGCAGCCTGTTCGTCAAAGGTTCTATTGAAAATGCTCAAAGACAGTCCTCATCAAGACCAATGTCATTGCATCATAGGCAACGGGTAgtagaaaagagaaagtttcCCGAATGATACCAAAACAATAAGTTCCTAACTCGAAACGAAACACCAGGTATCATGATCTTTCACATCTCTCTCTTATGTATTTTCTCTAGGAGGACACTAATTTTTCAGGTAATATGTACATATGATGAATTGTTTAAATGCAGTGCAAGAATCGCAAGGGAGGAAGATGAAAGAGAACTTCAACTcttagaggaagaaaaaaagagagaaagaatgaGAAAGAATCAGAAGCTGAgccttaacaaaaaaaaagttagaagaatcttgctcttttgtcttcttttaggacttcagatattttttttagtgttcCCCTCATTTAAATCTCTTTGGCcgcttgaggaagaagagagttttAACTAAATCTCTGAATTGAATCTTTATCCAATTGAATCTCTCAATTTTGCAAAGTAGTAAAAGGCAACTAAAATTTGCCCAGGAAAGAGCaactaaaattgttttattagttAAGAgtagtgtttgtgtttgtgaaaagattaacacaaaaaaatcaattatgtACTTACAATTCGTGTAGTAttgtttagttgtttatttttattaaaatcataCGAATCTTATTCTAtccatttacatatatatagtattaataacagtaaaaatatattttagaaattaagGGATGATGGAAAATTGGAAGGCTAAGCATAATAGTTGTTGGGTCCTTTCTTTTCTGATTTGCTCAACAAAATTGCGAactttattttctcattttaacGTTGCTATGAAAAATgactttatttaatatatatattataaagaatatttttaactttttcaacTTTGAGTTGATTATAAGCCTAAAGtaaccaaaaatacatttactTTTAACACTTGCTAATATTCAaccaataaattatattgtaaactacttaaaaatatattactcattacaaaataatatgtagttttatattatttgatcacaaataataatttgtgCATATGCACCGGtcaaatactagtatatatataaatcagtaATAAACTAAGGCCACAAAAGTCTCACTAAGTTCAACGAACTCAATATAACCTCAAAACATCATCCCTGACAATAGAAACCAAAcggttaaaaaaaacaaagaataagacaaagaagaaaaagaagaggctGAGGAAGCGACAATCTGAATAGGGAAACTGCATTGTCCTTGAGATATATTCTGCGTTGTAATGGTGGCCAAACCTTGGAAGAAACAAGCACTCTCGTCCTGATTCTTGACTTGAAAGTACATGTTAAACGCGTATGAGGCATTCCCATTTGCATCAAGACTATTGCAGGAAGATCCATAACCAAGCGCCGTGCAATCGGAGAAAGTGCAGGCGAAATCTATGTTAGCCGCGAGTTTAGTCAAATCTTTGGCTTCTGGATTAAACACACACCACTTGTTTGGTAGATATGGCACGTTTTGTGCACCAATCAAGAACTTATTCTGTCCTTGACCCGACAGATCTATTGGAAACTTTGGTTGCCCATCGAATTTAAATATTCCCCAATGGCGTTCAAACTCTCCAGGTGCTATACTTTTCGCATCCTCATCAAGTAATCCGAACAAGTATACCTCAATGTAGGTGGGCCTCAATGGAGTGCCTTTGTTTGTTCCAAGCCTCGGTAAAAGCCCGTTGTAGAATCTGTAGGCATTGCCTACgaaaatttaaacatttcatGAAAagataagggaaaaaaaaaacacctaaaGCAGTTAAAAAGGTCAGAGATATCTACCGGAATTAGCGTGTTTGTCACCCTCTGTTGGCCAACCGACTTCTCCAACGATTATCGGCATATCTCCGTGACCAACAGCTTTCAAAGACGATACCAAAGTGTCGAAATTGGCATCAAAGACGTTTGTGTAATCAACACCGTTGTCATTTATCGGCTGAGCTCCATCGAAGAAGGCGTAATTGAGTGGGAAATCATCATTCCCATAGAGACTTAAGAAAGGGTAGATGTTGATTGTGATGGGAGCATTGTTCTTGCCAAGGAAGTCAACAATCTGAGTCATTTGACCAATGATGTCAGGACGGAATCTTCCTGCAGATGGAACGGGGTTGCTTGCAGGTGAGTCGTATACATCCGCGTTCAAAGGGACTGTTGCTTTGACGGAGTTTCCTAGTCCGGCTTCATTTAAAGCATTTTGGATGTTTTGAAGTGCAGGGAATGTGAGGTTTATGAACGATCCATTGTACGACTTGAGGAATGGCTCATTCCCAACAGCtacaaacctaaaaacacacacacatccACAAGAGATAAGCTTGACTGAGACATGTATATAAAACACAGTGTCGGAACATTTTAGTCTTTTGCATTTTTGACAGTAGTGTTAAAAGATTTACTTTTTCAGATATTTAATTTCACAATCAGACAACACAGCTTTCACCAATTCCTAAAGAACCAAAGAAAGTGACATAACTCAAACATGTTTTTCCATTTGGCGGTTTCAAGGAACTTGTCACTCTGGCTGGCTTCTCATAAACTGAACAATCATGGGTTTTACGAGGTTTGGACCAAGATATACCAAAACAATGAATGTTAATTTGACCTACAGACAACATTATAAGCAACCAGTAACAATCAaacagagagggagagagagagagaaactgaCGTGATATTGACACCACCATCGAAATTATAACGAGTGACATTCTTACGAACCCAANNNNNNNNNNNNNNNNNNNNNNNNNNNNNNNNNNNNNNNNNNNNNNNNNNNNNNNNNNNNNNNNNNNNNNNNNNNNNNNNNNNN from Camelina sativa cultivar DH55 chromosome 7, Cs, whole genome shotgun sequence includes the following:
- the LOC104750249 gene encoding glucan endo-1,3-beta-glucosidase 8 (The sequence of the model RefSeq protein was modified relative to this genomic sequence to represent the inferred CDS: added 281 bases not found in genome assembly), which codes for MLNLLTIVVRFAIVIGNLGSTVNGLGVNWGTMATHKLPPKTVVQMLKDNNINKVKLFDADETTMGALAGSGLEVMAAIPNDQLKVMGSYHRAKDWVRKNVTRYNFDGGVNITFVAVGNEPFLKSYNGSFINLTFPALQNIQNALNEAGLGNSVKATVPLNADVYDSPASNPVPSAGRFRPDIIGQMTQIVDFLGKNNAPITINIYPFLSLYGNDDFPLNYAFFDGAQPINDNGVDYTNVFDANFDTLVSSLKAVGHGDMPIIVGEVGWPTEGDKHANSGNAYRFYNGLLPRLGTNKGTPLRPTYIEVYLFGLLDEDAKSIAPGEFERHWGIFKFDGQPKFPIDLSGQGQNKFLIGAQNVPYLPNKWCVFNPEAKDLTKLAANIDFACTFSDCTALGYGSSCNSLDANGNASYAFNMYFQVKNQDESACFFQGLATITTQNISQGQCSFPIQIVASSASSFSSLSYSLFFLTVWFLLSGMMF